A single region of the Gossypium arboreum isolate Shixiya-1 chromosome 12, ASM2569848v2, whole genome shotgun sequence genome encodes:
- the LOC108477885 gene encoding uncharacterized protein LOC108477885, whose translation MESMRCNKLPVGEQMIPVTSVTLLILAEIDRNIEEETTSRDDDETLVVVAVTTTLQPPPAQSGGNNNNNYTPPPPGGLIGGMYYPPPTYKNYPTPPPPNPIVPYFPFYHHTPPPPSRSEKLLACLVSTLVSLFGCFLYVF comes from the exons ATGGAGAGCATGCGGTGTAATAAACTGCCGGTAGGGGAACAAATGATTCCGGTAACATCAGTGACACTATTAATTCTTGCTGAAATTGATCGAAATATCGAGGAGGAAACTACTTCGAGGGATGATGATGAGA CTCTAGTGGTGGTGGCAGTTACTACTACTCTCCAACCACCACCAGCTCAATCCGGGGGTAACAACAACAACAACTATACTCCCCCGCCTCCGGGTGGTCTCATTGGCGGCATGTATTACCCTCCACCAACGTACAAAAACTACCCAACACCGCCACCTCCGAACCCCATTGTTCCTTACTTCCCATTTTATCACCACACTCCTCCCCCTCCTTCAAGGTCTGAAAAGCTGTTAGCTTGTCTGGTTTCAACCCTTGTTTCGTTGTTCGGTTGTTTCCTTTATGTCTTTTGA